A single window of Malus sylvestris chromosome 5, drMalSylv7.2, whole genome shotgun sequence DNA harbors:
- the LOC126623706 gene encoding disease resistance protein RUN1-like isoform X4, which translates to MGLIGFIQVFNIIIIAIGTLLYMCCRSLTFSSSSSAADSDVSAADSAVDSTVVAADDAADIPRRREKYDVFISFRGEDTRNTFTSHLHAALQQKNIETYIDNRLKRGEAIGPALLKAIKKSTLWVIIFSQKYASSTWCLEELVHILKCNDRGQSVIPIFYHTHASDVRKQKGSYEVAFAEHQKRVKDSIDKVPEWKEALTNAANIAGFHHSENTGTDADLVKKVVEHIWTKLCRESSCNLKGLVGIESRIEQIESLLGIHSTDACITVGIWGMGGIGKTTLAQAVFHKLSSKFKGGCFLVNVREREQKDGLEHLQNTLVREIFKEQNLSIGSTLVRDRLSHTKVLIVLDDVSSSMQMESLAGERLQYGTGSRIIITSRDKGTLRQTVEEEKIYEVKGLNPDDALELFCLFAFKNNSTCRTDYKELVEKAVHYAGHVPLALIVLGSLFFNRKSKEDWEDEFNKLKRFPSVDIQKVLRISYDGLGENEKEIFLDIACFHKGGYVDVVKRMLDVRGFFAKTGITILIDLSLISKDSKWGRETIEMHDLLQEMGRTIVQEQCSEDPGKRKRLFTDEDVYRVLKSNTETPIVQAILVDWHKIEERSLKRADFKVMSNLKMLIVDNFQIFDHNRDCKLNMSLDLPDSLRYIYWPEYPLESLSANFSPENLVELHMPYSRVKKLWKEDQRLVNLEVIDVAWSKNLIEVPNLSRSPKIVHIDLPGCDKLVEIPRYFRDLDKLIHIDLGHCTSLKYLSEMAGNIKYLNLEGSGIKELPESVWSNEHISYLDISHCKDLQKLPSNKCNLKVSGCFKVDGCTSLGEFSELPRDISKLSLVGCKRLVSLPTNICKLKCLEELNLSECSKLQNFPEILEPMEHLKSLNLSSTAIEELHSSIEFFPALKRLTLSHCQRLSSIPKSICKLKYLEKLNLSCCSKLENFPEILEPMKHLEYLNLSETSVQELHSSIEFLPALKNIELKGCKRLSSIPKSICKLKYLEELDLSYCYELESFPEILEPMEHLKSLNLRGTAVRELHSSIKFLHALKRIELQGCESLSSIPKGICKLKYLERLDLSECSELENFPEIMEPMEHLESLNLSETTVEELHSSIEFLPALKEIRLRDCKRFSSIPKSICKLKYLEELDLSCCSKLENFPEILEPMEHLKSLNLSATMVEELHSSIKFLPVLKKVKLGGCKRLSSIPKSICKLKYLEELDLSYCYELENFPEILEPMEHLEFLNLSGTAVEELHSSIEFLSALKEIRLRDCRRLSSIPKSICKLKYLEELDLSCCSKLENFPEILEPMKHLKSLNLSATMVKELHSSIKFLPALKKVKLRGCERLSSIPKSICKLKYLEGLDLSRCFELENFPEILEPMEHLGSLNLSGTTVEELHSSIEFLPALKEIRLGDCKRLSSIPKSICKLKYLEELNLSCCSKLENFPVIFEPMEHLKSLNLRGTAIKELHSSIKFLPALKKIELEGCKRLSSIPSSICKLKYLEELNLSCCFELENFPEILEPMEHLKSLNLSGTAVKELPLSIEFLPALTYIQLCGCKRLSSIPTSICKLKYLKELDLSYCSELESFPEILEPMEHLGSLNLSGTTVEELHSSIEFLPALKEIRLRDCKRLSSIPKSICKLKYLEELDLSCCSQLENFPENLEPMEHLKSLNLSGTIVTELHSLIKFLPVLKRIQLRGCERLSSIPKNICKFKYLEELDLSYCSQLENFPEILEPMEHLKSLNFSGTAVKELHSLIKFLPALKRIQLRGCKRLSSIPKNICKLKYLEELNLSCCSELENFPEILEPMEHLKSLNLSGTAVKELPLSIEFLPALTYIQLCGCKKLSSIPKSICKLKYLKELDLSYCSELESFPEIMEPMEHLKFLNLSGTAVQELHSSIEFLLALKEIQLQDCKRLSSIPKSICKLKYLEKLDLSCCSKLENFPEILEPMEHLKSLNLSETTVKELHSSIEFLPALKEIRLGDCKRLPSSQEQIDDLIKAYNYHTKHL; encoded by the exons atggggttGATTGGGTtcattcaagttttcaacatcatcatcatcgcCATTGGGACTCTGTTGTACATGTGCTGCAGATCATTAACattttcttcttcgtcttctgcGGCAGATTCTGATGTTTCTGCTGCTGATTCTGCCGTTGATTCTACTGTTGTTGCTGCTGATGATGCTGCTGATATCCCCCGCCGTCGAGAAAAGTATGACGTGTTTATCAGCTTCCGAGGTGAGGACACCCGCAATACATTTACCAGCCATCTTCATGCTGCCCTACAGCAGAAGAACATTGAAACCTACATAGATAACAGACTTAAGAGAGGAGAAGCGATCGGACCTGCTCTTCTAAAGGCAATCAAGAAATCGACGCTTTGGGTGATCATTTTCTCACAAAAGTATGCTTCTTCCACATGGTGTTTGGAAGAACTAGTGCATATACTCAAATGCAACGACAGAGGCCAGTCTGTGATACCCATTTTTTACCATACCCATGCATCGGATGTACGAAAACAAAAAGGGAGTTATGAGGTTGCATTTGCTGAACACCAAAAACGTGTCAAGGACAGTATCGACAAGGTGCCCGAGTGGAAGGAGGCTTTGACTAATGCAGCCAATATAGCTGGgtttcaccattctgaaaacACAGG GACGGATGCCGATTTAGTCAAGAAAGTTGTTGAGCATATTTGGACCAAATTGTGTCGCGAATCATCGTGCAATTTAAAGGGCCTTGTTGGAATTGAAAGTCGCATCGAGCAAATCGAATCGCTGTTAGGCATTCATTCAACGGACGCTTGCATCACTGTAGGTATTTGGGGAATGGGTGGTATTGGCAAGACCACCCTTGCTCAAGCCGTATTTCACAAACTCTCTTCTAAATTCAAAGGCGGTTGTTTTCTTGTAAATGTTAGGGAGAGAGAACAAAAAGATGGGCTAGAACACTTGCAAAATACACTTGTCCGTGAGATATTCAAGGAACAAAATTTATCCATAGGATCAACTCTTGTTCGAGATAGGCTCAGCCATACAAAGGtcctcattgttcttgatgatgtgaGTAGTTCAATGCAAATGGAAAGTCTAGCGGGCGAGCGTCTTCAGTATGGCACTGGAAGTAGAATCATTATCACAAGTAGAGACAAGGGCACACTTAGGCAAACTGTTGAAGAGGAAAAGATCTACGAGGTTAAGGGATTAAATCCGGATGATGCTCTTGAgctcttttgtttgtttgctttcaAGAATAACAGTACTTGTAGAACAGATTATAAGGAGTTGGTGGAAAAGGCCGTGCATTATGCTGGACACGTTCCTTTAGCTCTTATAGTTTTGGGGTCCTTGTTCTTCAATCGCAAGAGCAAAGAAGACTGGGAAGATGAATTCAACAAATTAAAACGATTTCCCAGTGTAGATATCCAGAAAGTGTTGAGAATAAGTTATGATGGATTgggagaaaatgagaaggagatatTTCTGGATATAGCATGTTTTCATAAAGGGGGGTATGTGGATGTGGTAAAACGAATGTTAGATGTTCGTGGATTCTTTGCGAAAACCGGAATTACAATTCTCATTGATTTGTCTCTCATATCAAAGGATTCAAAATGGGGAAGGGAAACCATAGAGATGCATGATTTGCTACAAGAAATGGGAAGGACAATTGTTCAGGAACAATGTAGTGAAGATCCTGGTAAACGGAAAAGGTTGTTCACTGATGAGGATGTATATCGTGTACTGAAGAGTAATACG GAAACTCCAATTGTTCAAGCCATATTGGTTGATTGGCATAAGATTGAAGAGCGATCATTGAAACGTGCAGACTTCAAAGTGATGTCTAACCTAAAAATGCTAATTGTGgataattttcaaatatttgatcACAACAGAGACTGCAAATTAAACATGTCTCTAGATCTTCCTGATTCTCTTCGTTATATTTACTGGCCTGAATATCCATTGGAATCTTTGTCGGCAAACTTTTCTCCAGAAAATCTTGTTGAGCTTCATATGCCATATAGCAGAGTTAAGAAGCTTTGGAAAGAAGACCAG AGACTTGTGAACTTAGAAGTGATTGATGTGGCGTGGTCTAAAAATCTAATTGAAGTTCCAAATCTCTCTAGAAGTCCAAAAATTGTGCACATAGATCTTCCTGGCTGTGACAAATTGGTTGAAATTCCTCGATATTTTCGAGATCTTGACAAGCTTATTCATATTGATCTTGGACACTGCACCAGCCTCAAGTATCTTTCAGAGATGGCAGGAAATATTAAATACTTAAATTTAGAAGGCAGTGGTATAAAGGAGTTGCCTGAATCAGTTTGGTCTAACGAACATATTTCTTACTTGGATATAAGTCACTGCAAAGACCTTCAGAAACTTCCAAGCAACAAGTGTAACTTGAAAGTCTCTGGTTGTTTTAAAGTAGATGGCTGCACATCTCTTGGTGAGTTTTCTGAGCTTCCCAGGGATATAAGTAAATTATCATTGGTTGGTTGCAAGAGACTTGTGAGTCTACCAACCAACATTTGTAAGTTGAAATGTCTAGAGGAACTCAATCTTTCTGAGTGCTCTAAACTTCAAAACTTCCCAGAGATCTTGGAGCCAATGGAACATTTGAAGTCCTTAAATTTAAGTTCAACAGCGATTGAAGAGCTACACTCATCAATCGAGTTTTTCCCTGCACTCAAAAGACTTACATTAAGTCATTGCCAAAGGCTTTCGAGTATCCCAAAGAGCATTTGTAAGTTGAAATATCTCGAGAAACTCAATCTCTCTTGTTGCTCTAAACTTGAAAACTTCCCAGAGATCTTGGAGCCAATGAAACATTTGGAGTACTTAAATTTAAGTGAAACATCAGTTCAAGAGCTACACTCATCAATCGAGTTTCTCCCTGCTCTAAAAAATATTGAGCTAAAAGGTTGCAAAAGGCTTTCAAGTATCCCAAAGAGCATTTGTAAGTTGAAATATCTCGAGGAACTCGATCTCTCTTACTGCTATGAACTCGAAAGCTTCCCAGAGATCTTGGAGCCAATGGAACATTTGAAGTCCTTAAATTTAAGGGGGACAGCGGTTAGAGAGCTACACTCATCAATCAAGTTTCTCCATGCGCTAAAAAGAATTGAGCTACAAGGTTGTGAAAGTCTTTCAAGTATCCCAAAGGGCATTTGTAAGTTGAAATATCTCGAGCGACTTGATCTCTCTGA GTGCTCTGAACTTGAAAACTTCCCAGAGATCATGGAGCCAATGGAACATTTGGAGTCCTTAAATTTAAGTGAAACAACGGTTGAAGAGCTACACTCATCAATCGAGTTTCTCCCTGCTCTCAAAGAAATTCGACTAAGAGATTGCAAAAGGTTTTCAAGTATCCCAAAGAGCATTTGTAAGTTGAAATATCTCGAGGAACTCGATCTCTCTTGTTGCTCTAAACTTGAAAACTTCCCAGAGATCTTAGAGCCAATGGAACATTTGAAGTCCTTAAATTTAAGTGCAACAATGGTTGAAGAGCTACACTCATCAATCAAGTTTCTCCCTGTGCTAAAAAAAGTTAAGCTAGGAGGTTGCAAAAGGCTTTCAAGTATCCCAAAGAGCATTTGTAAGTTGAAATATCTCGAGGAACTTGATCTCTCTTACTGCTATGAACTCGAAAACTTCCCAGAGATCTTGGAGCCAATGGAACATTTGGAGTTCTTAAATTTAAGTGGAACAGCGGTTGAAGAGCTACACTCATCAATCGAGTTTCTCTCTGCTCTCAAAGAAATTCGATTAAGAGATTGCAGAAGGCTTTCAAGTATCCCAAAGAGCATTTGTAAGTTGAAATATCTCGAGGAACTTGATCTCTCTTGCTGCTCTAAACTTGAAAACTTCCCAGAGATCTTGGAGCCAATGAAGCATTTGAAGTCCTTAAATTTAAGTGCAACAATGGTTAAAGAGCTACATTCATCAATCAAGTTTCTCCCTGCGCTCAAAAAAGTTAAGCTAAGAGGTTGCGAAAGGCTTTCAAGTATCCCAAAGAGCATTTGTAAGTTGAAATATCTCGAGGGACTCGATCTCTCTAGGTGCTTTGAACTTGAAAACTTCCCAGAGATCTTGGAGCCAATGGAACATTTGGGGTCCTTAAATTTAAGTGGAACAACAGTTGAAGAACTACACTCATCAATTGAGTTTCTCCCTGCTCTCAAAGAAATTCGACTAGGAGATTGCAAAAGGCTTtcaagtattccaaaaagcatTTGTAAGTTGAAATATCTTGAGGAACTCAATCTTTCTTGTTGCTCTAAACTTGAAAACTTCCCAGTGATCTTTGAGCCAATGGAACATTTAAAGTCCTTAAATTTAAGGGGAACAGCGATTAAAGAGCTACACTCATCAATCAAGTTTCTCCCCGCACTCAAAAAAATTGAGCTAGAAGGTTGCAAAAGGCTTTCAAGTATCCCAAGTAGCATTTGTAAATTGAAATATCTCGAGGAACTCAATCTCTCTTGTTGCTTTGAGCTAGAAAACTTCCCAGAGATTTTGGAGCCAATGGAACATTTGAAGTCCTTAAATTTAAGTGGAACAGCGGTTAAAGAGCTACCCTTATCAATCGAGTTTCTCCCTGCTCTCACATATATTCAACTATGTGGTTGCAAAAGGCTTTCAAGTATCCCAACGAGCATTTGTAAGTTGAAATATCTCAAGGAACTCGATCTCTCTTACTGTTCAGAACTTGAAAGCTTCCCAGAGATCTTGGAGCCAATGGAACATTTGGGGTCCTTAAATTTAAGTGGAACAACGGTTGAAGAACTACACTCATCAATTGAGTTTCTCCCTGCTCTCAAAGAAATTCGACTTAGAGATTGCAAAAGGCTTtcaagtattccaaaaagcatTTGTAAGTTGAAATATCTTGAGGAACTCGATCTCTCTTGTTGCTCTCAACTTGAAAACTTCCCAGAAAATTTGGAGCCAATGGAACATTTGAAATCCTTAAATTTGAGTGGAACAATAGTTACAGAGCTACACTCATTAATCAAGTTTCTCCCTGTGCTCAAAAGAATTCAACTACGTGGTTGCGAAAGGCTTTCAAGTATCCCAAAGAACATTTGTAAGTTCAAATATCTCGAGGAACTTGATCTCTCTTATTGCTCTCAGCTTGAAAACTTCCCAGAGATCTTGGAGCCAATGGAACATTTGAAGTCCTTAAATTTTAGTGGAACAGCAGTTAAAGAGTTACACTCATTAATCAAGTTTCTCCCTGCGCTCAAAAGAATTCAACTACGTG GTTGCAAAAGGCTTTCAAGTATCCCAAAGAACATTTGTAAGTTGAAATATCTCGAGGAACTCAATCTCTCTTGTTGCTCTGAACTAGAAAACTTCCCAGAGATTTTGGAGCCAATGGAACATTTGAAGTCCTTAAATTTAAGTGGAACAGCGGTTAAAGAGCTACCCTTATCAATCGAGTTTCTCCCTGCTCTCACATATATTCAACTATGTGGTTGCAAAAAGCTTTCAAGTATCCCAAAGAGCATTTGTAAGTTGAAATATCTCAAGGAACTCGATCTCTCTTACTGTTCAGAACTTGAAAGCTTCCCAGAGATCATGGAGCCGATGGAACATTTGAAGTTCTTAAATTTAAGTGGAACAGCGGTTCAAGAGCTACACTCATCAATCGAGTTTCTCCTTGCTCTCAAAGAAATTCAACTACAAGATTGCAAAAGGCTTTCAAGTATTCCAAAGAGCATTTGTAAGTTGAAATATCTCGAGAAACTTGATCTCTCCTGCTGCTCTAAACTTGAAAACTTTCCAGAGATCTTGGAGCCAATGGAACATTTGAAGTCCTTAAATTTAAGTGAAACAACGGTTAAAGAGCTACACTCATCAATCGAGTTTCTCCCTGCTCTCAAAGAAATTCGACTAGGAGATTGCAAAAGGCTTCCAAGTAGCCAAGAGCAGATTGATGACTTGATAAAGGCTTACAACTATCACACAAAGCATTTGTAA